Proteins encoded in a region of the Homo sapiens chromosome 20, GRCh38.p14 Primary Assembly genome:
- the ACSS1 gene encoding acetyl-coenzyme A synthetase 2-like, mitochondrial isoform X3, translating to MESTVGTVLPSTCPCPHWLWQQCWPVPGSELSTQSSLLASVQSPWLGGSMMEMAKEDPVCAPESMGSEDMLFMLYTSGSTGMPKGIVHTQAGYLLYAALTHKLVFDHQPGDIFGCVADIGWITGHSYVVYGPLCNGATSVLFESTPVYPNAGRYWETVERLKINQFYGAPTAVRLLLKYGDAWVKKYDRSSLRTLGSVGEPINCEAWEWLHRVVGDSRCTLVDTWWQTETGGICIAPRPSEEGAEILPAMAMRPFFGIVPVLMDEKGSVVEGSNVSGALCISQAWPGMARTIYGDHQRFVDAYFKAYPGYYFTGDGAYRTEGGYYQITGRMDDVINISGHRLGTAEIEDAIADHPAVPESAVIGYPHDIKGEAAFAFIVVKDSAGDSDVVVQELKSMVATKIAKYAVPDEILVVKRLPKTRSGKVMRRLLRKIITSEAQELGDTTTLEDPSIIAEILSVYQKCKDKQAAAK from the exons ATGGAGTCCACCGTGGGGACCGTGTTGCCATCTACATGCCCGTGTCCCCATTGGCTGTGGCAGCAATGCTGGCCTGTGCCAGGATCGGAGCTGTCCACACAGTCATCTTTGCTGGCTTCAGTGCAGAGTCCTTGGCTGGGAGGATCAATGATG GAAATGGCCAAGGAGGACCCTGTTTGCGCCCCAGAGAGCATGGGCAGTGAGGACATGCTCTTCATGCTGTACACCTCAGGGAGCACCGGAATGCCCAAGGGCATCGTCCATACCCAGGCAGGCTACCTGCTCTATGCCGCCCTGACTCACAAG CTTGTGTTTGACCACCAGCCAGGTGACATCTTTGGCTGTGTGGCCGACATCGGTTGGATTACAGGACACAGCTACGTGGTGTATGGGCCTCTCTGCAATGGTGCCACCAGCGTCCTTTTTGAGAGCACCCCAGTTTATCCCAATGCTG GTCGGTACTGGGAGACAGTAGAGAGGTTGAAGATCAATCAGTTCTATGGCGCCCCAACGGCTGTCCGGCTGTTGCTGAAATACGGTGATGCCTGGGTGAAGAAGTATGATCGCTCCTCCCTGCGGACCCTGGGGTCAG TGGGAGAGCCCATCAACTGTGAGGCCTGGGAGTGGCTTCACAGGGTGGTGGGGGACAGCAGGTGCACGCTGGTGGACACCTGGTGGCAGACAG AAACAGGTGGCATCTGCATCGCACCACGGCCCTCGGAAGAAGGGGCGGAAATCCTCCCTGCCATGGCGATGAGGCCCTTCTTTGGCATCGTCCCCGTCCTCATGGATGAGAAG GGCAGCGTCGTGGAGGGCAGCAACGTCTCCGGGGCCCTGTGCATCTCCCAGGCCTGGCCGGGCATGGCCAGGACCATCTATGGCGACCACCAGCGATTTGTGGACGCCTACTTCAAGGCCTACCCAG GCTATTACTTCACTGGAGACGGGGCTTACCGAACTGAGGGCGGCTATTACCAGATCACAGGGCGGATGGATGATGTCATCAACATCAGTGGCCACCGGCTGGGGACCGCAGAGATTGAGGACGCCATC GCCGACCACCCTGCAGTACCAGAAAGTGCTGTCATTGGCTACCCCCACGACATCAAAGGAGAAG CTGCCTTTGCCTTCATTGTGGTGAAAGATAGTGCGGGTGActcagatgtggtggtgcaggaGCTCAAGTCCATGGTGGCCACCAAGATCGCCAAATATGCTGTGCCTGATGAGATCCTG GTGGTGAAACGTCTTCCAAAAACCAGGTCTGGGAAGGTCATGCGGCGGCTCCTGAGGAAGATCATCACTAGTGaggcccaggagctgggagacaCTACCACCTTGGAGGACCCCAGCATCATCGCAGAGATCCTGAGTGTCTACCAGAAGTGCAAGGACAAGCAGGCTGCTGCTAAGTGA
- the ACSS1 gene encoding acetyl-coenzyme A synthetase 2-like, mitochondrial isoform 3 (isoform 3 is encoded by transcript variant 3) has protein sequence MRRRKERQPWDRFHFLHFAPHGRELLETTCRLANTLKRHGVHRGDRVAIYMPVSPLAVAAMLACARIGAVHTVIFAGFSAESLAGRINDAKCKVVITFNQGLRGGRVVELKKIVDEAVKHCPTVQHVLVAHRTDNKVHMGDLDVPLEQEMAKEDPVCAPESMGSEDMLFMLYTSGSTGMPKGIVHTQAGYLLYAALTHKLVFDHQPGDIFGCVADIGWITGHSYVVYGPLCNGATSVLFESTPVYPNAGRYWETVERLKINQFYGAPTAVRLLLKYGDAWVKKYDRSSLRTLGSVGEPINCEAWEWLHRVVGDSRCTLVDTWWQTETGGICIAPRPSEEGAEILPAMAMRPFFGIVPVLMDEKGSVVEGSNVSGALCISQAWPGMARTIYGDHQRFVDAYFKAYPGYYFTGDGAYRTEGGYYQITGRMDDVINISGHRLGTAEIEDAIADHPAVPESAVIGYPHDIKGEAAFAFIVVKDSAGDSDVVVQELKSMVATKIAKYAVPDEILVVKRLPKTRSGKVMRRLLRKIITSEAQELGDTTTLEDPSIIAEILSVYQKCKDKQAAAK, from the exons ATGAGGCGCCGAAAGGAAAGACAACCTTGGGATCGCTTCCACTTCCTCCACTTCGCACCGCATGGCCG GGAACTACTGGAGACCACGTGCCGCCTGGCCAACACGCTGAAGAGGCATGGAGTCCACCGTGGGGACCGTGTTGCCATCTACATGCCCGTGTCCCCATTGGCTGTGGCAGCAATGCTGGCCTGTGCCAGGATCGGAGCTGTCCACACAGTCATCTTTGCTGGCTTCAGTGCAGAGTCCTTGGCTGGGAGGATCAATGATG CCAAGTGCAAGGTGGTTATCACCTTCAACCAAGGACTCCGGGGTGGGCGCGTGGTGGAGCTGAAGAAAATAGTGGATGAGGCTGTGAAGCACTGCCCCACCGTGCAGCATGTCCTGGTGGCTCACAGGACAGACAACAAGGTCCACATGGGGGATCTGGACGTCCCGCTGGAGCAG GAAATGGCCAAGGAGGACCCTGTTTGCGCCCCAGAGAGCATGGGCAGTGAGGACATGCTCTTCATGCTGTACACCTCAGGGAGCACCGGAATGCCCAAGGGCATCGTCCATACCCAGGCAGGCTACCTGCTCTATGCCGCCCTGACTCACAAG CTTGTGTTTGACCACCAGCCAGGTGACATCTTTGGCTGTGTGGCCGACATCGGTTGGATTACAGGACACAGCTACGTGGTGTATGGGCCTCTCTGCAATGGTGCCACCAGCGTCCTTTTTGAGAGCACCCCAGTTTATCCCAATGCTG GTCGGTACTGGGAGACAGTAGAGAGGTTGAAGATCAATCAGTTCTATGGCGCCCCAACGGCTGTCCGGCTGTTGCTGAAATACGGTGATGCCTGGGTGAAGAAGTATGATCGCTCCTCCCTGCGGACCCTGGGGTCAG TGGGAGAGCCCATCAACTGTGAGGCCTGGGAGTGGCTTCACAGGGTGGTGGGGGACAGCAGGTGCACGCTGGTGGACACCTGGTGGCAGACAG AAACAGGTGGCATCTGCATCGCACCACGGCCCTCGGAAGAAGGGGCGGAAATCCTCCCTGCCATGGCGATGAGGCCCTTCTTTGGCATCGTCCCCGTCCTCATGGATGAGAAG GGCAGCGTCGTGGAGGGCAGCAACGTCTCCGGGGCCCTGTGCATCTCCCAGGCCTGGCCGGGCATGGCCAGGACCATCTATGGCGACCACCAGCGATTTGTGGACGCCTACTTCAAGGCCTACCCAG GCTATTACTTCACTGGAGACGGGGCTTACCGAACTGAGGGCGGCTATTACCAGATCACAGGGCGGATGGATGATGTCATCAACATCAGTGGCCACCGGCTGGGGACCGCAGAGATTGAGGACGCCATC GCCGACCACCCTGCAGTACCAGAAAGTGCTGTCATTGGCTACCCCCACGACATCAAAGGAGAAG CTGCCTTTGCCTTCATTGTGGTGAAAGATAGTGCGGGTGActcagatgtggtggtgcaggaGCTCAAGTCCATGGTGGCCACCAAGATCGCCAAATATGCTGTGCCTGATGAGATCCTG GTGGTGAAACGTCTTCCAAAAACCAGGTCTGGGAAGGTCATGCGGCGGCTCCTGAGGAAGATCATCACTAGTGaggcccaggagctgggagacaCTACCACCTTGGAGGACCCCAGCATCATCGCAGAGATCCTGAGTGTCTACCAGAAGTGCAAGGACAAGCAGGCTGCTGCTAAGTGA